gctatattctgaattcttgcatttttctgctttttaatagagaccatggcagaatcacgcaaacgtcagcttgacgatcaagaaacagaagatgaggtacccctatattaccatttggaattattttttggtgacgccatctaTATTCCCAGGGACAAACTACAAAGTTTATTGGTTCGAGCGACGAGAACAGTACCTATGACATTAATGAAACCCTGGCGGCATTTGCGGAACCTGATCGAGGCGTGGGAGAAGTATCAGATCCAAACATGTCCGAACCAGGGGCTGGAGGAGATGGAAAAGGTTTACAACCCCCTCCACGCTGGGCACTGCAGCTACAGTCAGTTCCAAAACGAAGAAAGCTTGTGCATGATGTGTTTCCCGctcgagacgacggagaagctgagACAATTTGTCACGACATTATCAGAGGATTCGAGCAAGGGCCCACCCAGTACGGAATCGCTGCCGTCGCACTCCACACACGAGGAACTACACTCCCACACGTCCACGTCTTACACGACTGCAGCTGGAGCAACGGCACATGCCGATGTGTTATCTTCGCTGGCTTCGTCAGACGACCAAATCGCTCGTCAATTTGGTCTACAAGCGCCAGTGCATGGGACCTCTACCATCTCGTCAAGTATTTCAATAGTGAGCCCCGAGTATTGGAATACATTAAATGGGAGGAAATGATTGGGGTCGCGACGTTAGAGATGAAGTTTTGGGACAACTCGAAGGTTCTGGACACGAGCCCGGGCGAGTTTTGGAAATACTGCACCCGAAACTTCCGCATTCAGTTGCATGTGACGACGCCCATGGAGGTCAGACGAGCGGTGGAGACACTGACGAGGTACGCCCAAGAACGGGTGCAAAGTGCCGAAAACGTTCAAAAGGAGCGTCGGAAGAATCCATCTACGAGTGGCTACGCGAAAACCCCGTATCGCCGTTGACAAACATTGTGCGCACCCCCAAGTGGCTGGCAGACCCGGTGTTTCGGTTCATTCGCCTGGACGACAAGCGCCTGCAGCGAGCTATCCAGGTGTTTAATGACGAAATGTGCTCGTACACCACCTTggactttattgaaatgtaccagaacacccagcctctctttgatgccccacacggtgacctcgctaccttttacatggatgtgcccgcgtcgtttgatgccatgatggaactattaaactttcagtttaatggcatccacgaggaagtgtcggcctttgtaaacaacctatatagcctggtcgagaaggcggtccccaagaaaaactgtatggagattgtgtcccctccgagtgcaggaaaaaactttttttttgaccccgttctttccttttacattaaccgcggtacgatccgcaactttaaccgctacactagctttccacttcaggacaccgtgggccgtcgcatcctggtgtggaacgagccaaactgtgagtcgtctgcttttgatactgttaaaaaaatttttggtggtgACGTAGATTCGGTGGCGGTCAAGTACTCGGCTGATCAGACCATTTCCAGGACGCCCGTCATTGTGCTCTCGAACAACGAGGTGTTTCCAGATGACGAGGCCTTCAACCACCGCATGTGGCGCTACAAGTGGCGAGCGTGTCCTCCACTAAAGAAATACGACAAGAAGATCCACCCGATGGCCCTGGTCCTCCTGTTTGATGCTTTTGTACTCGAAGAAACATACGTCGGCACGCGCCAGCTTGATCAATAAACAGCTTTCAACCTAACATCCTGAGTACTtggtcaatgctttgcattttccgactacaTCGACACCGACAtgcgcaaaaaaagaagctttcggctcaatcagtctgtttttttatgtcagttcagttcagtcagttcagtcagtcagttcagtcagtcagttcagtcagtcagtcagtcagttcagtcagtcagtcagtcagtcagtcagttcagtcagtcagttcagtcagccACCTGTAGTTTTATGCAGATCTAAGCCActgtgtttttgcaagagagcgaaatcctaacatgccctgcacgcaagtgttccctttaacagtggatccGTCTGTACATGCTAAGTTGCGCGGTACAGATTGCGGTGCGTATAAACAGCAAAAAGGCCTTTTCTTTTAGTTGTATGAGCACAGAGTGccattcttgtttctcttccgGTATAACACTTGCTTCCGATTTTAAGAATATTCATAATAAGTTGGCTGAAGAATAGAAATCGGGGTATCTGGTTTGAGTGGAGTTATATTGGATACCTACAATATCGGAGCGCGACTTTTCTTGAGATAAGAGCAAATTAACTATCGCATTAATTAATGAAAGTTAATTGATAGAGCTAATCGAACGCTTAGGAACAGCTGGGACCGTTGCGGCACATGACGGAACAGATCTCAACCAcccgcttctttctacgtggcctttgggatcagctccggcagcgcgcgATACCCAAGTTTAACCCGATGTATACACCAGGACACACGAACGCCGACCTGCGAGTGTCACTGCCAGACAGCGAAGTCAAAGATTAGGGTAGcctttacactttttttttcttttgctttgaaCAGACTTTGATATTCTGGCAATGTGGTCTTGCTGTTATAACAGGGCAGATTAGTAACGGTGATACGATACGCCCAGCTCGAGAGGGGAACATAAGCTCGCGCCTACGCTACGATATAGCGTTGTCGAttaataaattaaaagaaaatcgTGTCTGCTGCGCCCAGCCATAGCAGCGCCAACGATTACTGTTAGGCCtcaaaaagaaaactaaatattGTCTTCTACTTGCGTTCAACGGTACGACCTAAGTCGCGGTTTTTACATTGTACACCACATTTTGTCGttaaatgacttttttttttcgaacctaTCGTCTTATCCCGCGCAACAAGACGAGCAAGCACAACCGATGTGAAGAGGAACAAAGGACCAGAAGCCGGTAGGATGTCGACGACGCCGTTCTTTTCCGCCCAGTTACACATCGATGAGAGGGTACGAACACGCCGAAACCAGCCTCGTTCCACCCCTTCCCTTCAGCCTGTACACCGCTGCTCCCTTCAACGCCATTGATTTCGTATTCAAGCGTTCCATTTTTATCGCGCACCACCGGACTCGAAGAATACGCTAAAAAGAAAAGGTTGGCacaagagagagcgaaagagagaaggaaagatcgCGACGCCGCTCCCACGAGCACAATGAAGACGGCGAAAACGTTGTCGATATGACCCGCCTTGTTTCCCTTTGTCCGGCAGGCCCCTTCGGCGATAAGCGAAGCCATGTGTGCTGCTTTCGGGGCGCTAATAGTCCGAGCACGGGCGACGGTGCCGGCGGCCGCATCGAACTTTCTTTCGCCCCCTCTTTCTTCACTTCTTTAAAGTATCGCCGCTATAGCACAGTAGCTGCGTGGCCAGAACGCTACCTTATCGCGGCAGGCTGCCGTTGCTGCTTCTCCACGAAGCGCTCCTCGAAAGGAACGGAAGGTGCGTGGCCCCCGCGCACGTGTACGCTCAATTACGGTGGACCGAGTGGGGGTTGGCCGATGAATATCCTCCTCCGCAGCGAGCGCGTACACACTGTGTCGCGGCGGCGTTTTTGTTTGCAGCCCGGCGCCTTGGGCGGGCATTTACGGCGTCTATAGCGTGTCGCGGCACTTGCAACTTTACGGAGCTACTCTCCCGTCCACTTACACCGAGTCTTCTTACATAGTGCGTTATTGCGCATAAACGTGGTGCGAGAATGCACAGCATCGGTTACTTCCCGCGTCAACTGCTCCGCTTTCTTCCACCAGCACTATCGCGCTCCCCACCACCGACTTTGTCGGCGAGTGCTAACGTATGCATCCCGTTCTTTTTGTTAGAAAAAAAATGCGAtcattttattaaggcgaaagccttagatgcttcgtcAAACGTGAAGATCGACACTCGGTGGCGTCGACGTCCAGCGGCgtgggcgtcaacacgagtgaagcaaaaaaaaaaatcatgacgtgatgacgtcagtatATCACATCACAGTTCGGCAAAGTTgcgacgtcgtcgtgacgtcatcgcatgaaatcgtcgcttggtaaaGGTGGGTCGATCAAGGAGTCTGTACAAGACAAGGTGAGGCGCAGGAaacttgcaatgtctccgatcttggaggcagtgcaaaaccacgttaggtgcagaaagctttcggagggggctaATTGTTCGCATTACCACGCTTACATTACTGCTTCTGATTTCTATGTTGATAACATTTATGCGTAATTAAATTAAGTCGATTGATCAGGGAGTCCGTTCCCTAACAATAATGTACCATAAGTTGGTAACTGCGCCATGACCTTTTAAGTAAACTTTATTCTTCCGTCATCCTTACTTTATTTAAGCTCTTTAAAGAAATGCTGTTCTGCAACACTGAGGTTATAACGCAACGATAAGGCAGTGTAGAGACTGTGGACAATGGAGGACTTTGCAATTTCACGTACAGAGCGCAGCACACAGCTACAGTACAGCACGCATCTCCAGAAGAACCTACCCTCCTCCCTCCTAATATTTTTTATTCCAAATATTATTCGCATTCTTTAATCATTCGTTGCTTCAATCACCCTTTGAAATGTCCTGTGTTTAATATGATTCAATTCACAAGCATGTCAGTTTATTAAAAGGCGCACCGTAATTCTAATTTTGTTCTGAAGCACGTATCAAAAATGTGTCCTGGGCCAAAAACATCGCAGTGTACCTATCCGCACACAGACGAAAAATCACAACAATTACAACAATCTCAAAATTGTCCTTTCTTCTAGCAAGTTCGTGGAATGTAGTTTGGTGACACTTGTAAGCTTTGCAACATTGAAAGTACCAAGTGCAACAAATCCGGAGCTGGAATTTTCATTCTCTCCTTTTGTAATCTTCCTAGATAATGCCCAAAGCACAGCCAGCGCTGCCATTTCATTTGGACGCCTCGCGGCGTGCCTCTTTTCGCCCCGTTATCCGCAACAGCCTGTCGTTCATGCCCCGTTTTGTAACGTATAGAAAGCAATACGTTATTACTTCTCGAATTGAATTCTCTCTTCCTCTCACTGGCAGTACGAAAGAGGTAGAAGAAGAAAAGGCCAAGCCTGCGCTGGGAATGATAAAGCATcccgacgcagtttttttttgccatttcagcTGAAAAGCGAGGCACTGCGTGCTCTTTCTGCGACGTTTCCCTCATTtccgtttcttgtttttttttttccatcttcCTAAAGTTACAAGGGAACATATCCACCACTTCCATACCTGCTGGTTTCGTGATGTTAGTCGCAGCAGATAAGGACCAGATTCGGAGTGTCGTTGCGTTCCCTCAAagctaacataaaaaaaaaaattagaagcaAAATTCAGCGGCTTTCTATTACACAGCgatgcttttttattattattcatcaATGATTTCTGTTCTCTGATTGAAAGCTAGTTGTTTCGCTTCAATGCTGTTATTTACGTGCATCTGGCATTTTCACTTTTCGCCGCAGTCTAGGGCGTTCCACGTCATCTGCAGTGGTAATCGAAATTGAAAACTGAAAGCGGTTGTGACATTAGTTCGCCGTTCACTTCTATCTcgcgacgtttctttttttttctgtctggctCGCCTATTCGCTCTTGCTTTACCTCTGCGAAGACGAAAGTTTCGCATACAAATCGTCTGTATGCACGTTTTTCATTCAGCACGTGTGTTCCGTCTGAATGGTTCCCTGCATGAACGAGATGAATGCGAGATGAACATTCTGGTAGCGTGCCGTCCCGCGGACAGAAAGCACGAAGCCGAAATGGTCGAGACCGCAGCGTCGCGGTGGGCGCAGGAAACGAATGGGAAAATGCGAACACGGCTGAAATCCCTGCTGACACAAAACGCTTGCTGGTGGGAGGGCACGCGGTGACACACTCTTTGCGTGTAATTTGACGAAAAGAAACGGCTTTGGTTGCGATCCCAGACGTTGCCGCTTCTTCATGCGCATGCGCgttggtctctctctctctctctcatgcaaACGGAGATGGctgcgcgtgtgcgcgcgcgcgcttgtgtgtgggCCTTTGTGTGAGCTTTCCTATGTGCGTCTGCGTACGTGtgtatctgtctgtctgtttgtacCTGCCTATCATGCATGAAAATTACAGTAAGCTCTCCGTGTACATTTTCatctctaccttttttttttcctttccttcttcttctttagcCTGAAAAGAATAGCCTTGTCACACCACTGTTTGCTCAACAGACTCAACTGTCATTTCGTGCACTCGCATTGGCACACGACCAAGGTTTTTGCTAACTACTAACCCAAGAATCGTTCGTTTGCATATTTCGTGCACCATACCACGAATTTGCATGTAACAACCCGCGCTTGTTTGATGTATTAAAAACCAGCGCCGAGGAAAATCGACTTCAGACTTATCGCGCGTCTGAGAACTCAATGACTATAAATTCTTCGAAATATATGTTTATGCTGTGCTCTTTTCGACGCTGTTTATTAAGTGCGTTTTTTCGAGCTGATCGTCTCTTTAAAAAGTTTAGCTGAAGGTATAGACTCGTATGGGAATACTTCGGCCATGATACTGAAAGCGTTGTTACACAACCCGCCATATATCTGAGCTTGACGCTTCAGCGGTCGCTTTATGTTATCAAGAAAGCGCCTTTTTTATTAACCCATTTATGcccaaattcagaaaaaaaaagacaaaacaaataTCTTCTTTTTCACAAAAAAGTtcacttctaccctcaaaagaaagcacaagttttttatttactgccaggcaaacgcaacactgttttcaaGCCGTCTGCATATAGGACACCGGGcgttaggggtgctatgtgcgggtgtggtaagccttgaaacatttcacgtgcacaccgacattgcacttcttcctccatgacgtctttcatacaaagcacgcgtttgcccggggAAAGCGGTGGGCacatggcagcatgaaaagcaagcaatgtataggtttgcacacgttgagaatgataCCGGCTTGATgttctgtaggtggcgctagtcatcagctaaagaaatagcgatgttggagtgcatcaaagaaaagcgtcctatatttaggacactGGGAATATATGGGTTAAGCAAGGTGCGCTTGAACTTTGCGCGGCGACTTTCTCGTGCGCTTGCATTCCCCGCGCGAAAAAGCTATTGTAATTGCTTGTTGTTCTCCGGAACCAGCCTGACTTAATTCTCTTTAATGTTTCGCGTTGCTTTTGCTTCGCCACGCCAAACTTATTCTCCAAAAGTGAGGCAGCTTCCGTCTTCTGTGTCTGACACTCGAAGTCATCGATCAAAGTAAACTTTCGAGGggcggataaaaaaaaataaattgttcTTCTTCAATGCCCGGCAGGACTCAATGTCGCAAAGCCTTTCGTGTACCTTTCACTGTTCGTTGAAAATCCTGCAAAGGGATTTGCTTCCACTCCTCAGTAGCTTTGGAAGGCTCGCGCCCTTGCATAGAAGAAAAGCTGTCGCTGTTGTATTCCGGAACGGAAGGTTTAATAGCGTTAACATCGAAGCGCCTGTATTCGACGAAAGATTGCTTTTATTCGTGTAATTGTCACTACTATGGGCATTCCGGTGTTCTCTACAAGTTTTGCTCGACGAGTAACGCCAGTGCTTTTGCACATatttcaaagagagagagagagaaaaagggagaagaggaaaggcaggaaggttaaccagacgaaagtcCGGTTTGCTTCTCTGCGCTGGGAATAaggaatggggaatagaaagaggaagagagagagaaggagagcactgcaagtgcaaaggagtacaatcagtcactgaggctggagcttctctgacctacatgacatcagcATTCTGACATTCCATTGGAGAATAGCGGCATTTGAAAGGGCCATGGGCGAGCTGTGGTGATtactgaagcgctgaaaacactggatcgacaatctccagcagttgcagggcagttcgggctgtcggagtgtttagcttcttcaaaagcatgagtatggcgtccagaagagagcgaagcatcgcagcaatgtcctggtctttctcgggcatgtcgtggggaaccagcgctgtcgttgaaTCCGTCaatgtctgctgcgaccattggagtcgctgtggattgtgctgtggctttggctgttgctgtggttctagctgtggctctggctgcagctttggtaATGCCGGCCATTTCAGAGTCCATGTGTTCTGGTGCGGTCTTGTCCTGAGAAATCGACTCGGGCGTGTCTGGTCTAGGAAGCAGAGGAggaggtgtcacctgtgaactgcgattcacagagttccttgaacctctacggcgtcgggagcgtcgctttctgacgacagcaacagcttcccgacaagACGAACGGTCTCGCAGCATCTGCTTTAGGATCTCGTTTTCTTTCTGCttcttggggcactcatttgacgaagcgtcatgggacccgaGGCGATTGCGGCACTTGAGTACCGTGGCATCACAGGAGTCTGCATCGTGTGGTGCGGCGTAGCGCGTGCAAATTatcgtgctctgacacacggcgaatagccaggcaaacatctccagcttttcattaaaacatttctctctctctctacgtgtccaaacctcatacatttgtggcattgcagtggccttggaatgaacggtcgtacaggatgccgaaagtggcctaccttgacatgcgagggcagagattcacccttgaatgttagttttaAACAGCGAGATGAGCCCATGCGCGACATAGGGATGTCATCTACTGCTGGTTTCACCAGACTTGGCAAGTCTGTGCTGGAAAGAGAGACGTCCACATCGTAAATGACACCAGTAGTGGTACCACTGCCCAGTGGGATGTAGGAGCGAACttttatgccatcaagttccgtTATTTTACTCAAGTGCTCAGTGCATCTCATGTGCAACGTCGACAGCCAGGACATTTTTTCGTGAGTTGAGTCTCACGTTCCGTTACTTCNNNNNNNNNNNNNNNNNNNNNNNNNNNNNNNNNNNNNNNNNNNNNNNNNNNNNNNNNNNNNNNNNNNNNNNNNNNNNNNNNNNNNNNNNNNNNNNNNNNNCATTAGTCGGTCAATCTAGCAGAGTAGCACCGGAGTGCGATAATATCGAGGACCTTGCGCTGTTTACGGCCCGCGGGCAAATCATGTATAAACTCCCACTCAGCGTTACAAACCGGCTGAACAGACGTTTCGCCTGCTCCGTCGTAAATGACGCGTTCGATAGCGGCGCCCACATCGGATATCAAATGCCTCTCGAGCTCTC
Above is a window of Rhipicephalus sanguineus isolate Rsan-2018 chromosome 3, BIME_Rsan_1.4, whole genome shotgun sequence DNA encoding:
- the LOC119388372 gene encoding LOW QUALITY PROTEIN: uncharacterized protein LOC119388372 (The sequence of the model RefSeq protein was modified relative to this genomic sequence to represent the inferred CDS: deleted 2 bases in 1 codon), with product MSEPGAGGDGKGLQPPPRWALQLQSVPKRRKLVHDVFPARDDGEAETICHDIIRGFEQGPTQYGIAAVALHTRGTTLPHVHVLHDCSWSNGTCRCVIFAGFVRRPNRSSIWSTSASAWDLYHLVKYFNSEPRVLEYIKWEEMIGVATLEMVLGQLEGSGHEPGRVLEILHPKLPHSVACDDAHGGQTSGGDTDEVRPRTGAKCRKRSKGASEESIYEWLRENPVSPLTNIVRTPKWLADPVFRFIRLDDKRLQRAIQVFNDEMCSYTTLDFIEMYQNTQPLFDAPHGDLATFYMDVPASFDAMMELLNFQFNGIHEEVSAFVNNLYSLVEKAVPKKNCMEIVSPPSAGKNFFFDPVLSFYINRGTIRNFNRYTSFPLQDTVGRRILVWNEPNCESSAFDTVKKIFGGDVDSVAVKYSADQTISRTPVIVLSNNEVFPDDEAFNHRMWRYKWRACPPLKKYDKKIHPMALVLLFDAFVLEETYVGTRQLDQ